One window from the genome of Roseomonas haemaphysalidis encodes:
- the paaA gene encoding 1,2-phenylacetyl-CoA epoxidase subunit PaaA, translating into MYTQALNSRDDAPAIRPAEEIEQEARFQARVDAEERIEANDWMPAAYRKTLVRQISQHAHSEIIGMLPEGNWLTRAPSLRRKAALLAKVQDECGHGLYLYAAAETLGVSREEVTEQLLSGRAKYSSIFNYPTLTWADIGAIGWLVDGAAIMNQIPLCRCSYGPYARAMIRVCKEESFHQRQGFEIMLTLCRGTPEQKAMAQDALNRWWWQCLMMFGPPDSASQHSDQSTRWKIKRFSNDELRQKFVDATVPQAQFLGLTLPDPELRFVPNAEGEGGHWHYGAIDWDEFRQVLAGNGPCNRDRLATRNKAHDEGEWVREAAMAHAAKRQAREKEAA; encoded by the coding sequence ATGTACACCCAGGCGCTGAACAGCCGCGACGACGCCCCCGCCATCCGCCCGGCGGAGGAGATCGAGCAGGAAGCCCGCTTCCAGGCGCGCGTCGATGCCGAAGAGCGGATCGAGGCCAACGACTGGATGCCGGCCGCCTACCGCAAGACGCTGGTGCGGCAGATCTCGCAGCATGCGCATTCCGAGATCATCGGCATGCTGCCCGAGGGCAACTGGCTGACCCGCGCCCCCAGCCTGCGCCGCAAGGCCGCCCTGCTGGCCAAGGTGCAGGACGAGTGCGGCCACGGCCTGTACCTTTATGCCGCCGCCGAGACGCTGGGCGTTTCGCGGGAAGAGGTGACGGAGCAGCTCTTGTCCGGCCGCGCCAAGTATTCCTCCATCTTCAACTACCCGACGCTGACCTGGGCGGATATCGGCGCCATCGGCTGGCTGGTGGATGGCGCGGCGATCATGAACCAGATCCCGCTGTGCCGCTGCTCCTACGGCCCTTATGCGCGCGCGATGATCCGCGTGTGCAAGGAGGAAAGCTTCCATCAGCGCCAGGGCTTCGAGATCATGCTGACGCTGTGCCGCGGCACGCCGGAGCAGAAGGCGATGGCGCAGGACGCGCTGAACCGCTGGTGGTGGCAGTGCCTGATGATGTTCGGCCCGCCGGACAGCGCCAGCCAGCATTCCGACCAGTCCACCCGCTGGAAGATCAAGCGCTTCTCCAACGACGAGCTGCGCCAGAAGTTCGTGGATGCCACGGTGCCGCAGGCGCAGTTCCTGGGCCTGACGCTGCCCGACCCCGAGCTGCGCTTCGTGCCGAACGCGGAGGGCGAGGGCGGCCACTGGCACTACGGCGCCATCGACTGGGACGAGTTCAGGCAGGTGCTGGCCGGCAACGGCCCCTGCAACCGTGACCGTCTGGCCACCCGCAACAAGGCGCATGACGAGGGCGAGTGGGTGCGCGAGGCCGCCATGGCCCACGCCGCCAAGCGCCAGGCCCGAGAGAAGGAGGCCGCGTGA
- the paaC gene encoding 1,2-phenylacetyl-CoA epoxidase subunit PaaC, producing MAATTNIRVTETPLVLYALRRADDALVLGHRLSEWCGRGPALEEDMALANIGLDLLGQARSLYAYAAEVEAAGHDEDGYAYLREAPQYRNLLLAELPNGDFARTILRQFLYAAFADPYWRAMMRSTDPTLAAVAAKSEKETAYHLRHTAEWVIRLGDGTGESHRRIAQALDDLWPYTGEMFEADAAEHALVESGAVLDPAAFRAEWERTVADVLSQATLAVPPSGWMQKGGRTGRHSEHLGHLLAEMQSVARAHPGATW from the coding sequence ATGGCCGCCACCACCAACATCCGCGTCACGGAAACGCCGCTGGTGCTCTACGCCCTGCGCCGCGCCGACGACGCGCTGGTGCTGGGCCACCGCCTGTCCGAATGGTGCGGCCGCGGGCCGGCGCTGGAGGAGGACATGGCACTGGCCAACATCGGGCTGGACCTGCTGGGCCAAGCCCGCTCGCTCTACGCCTATGCCGCCGAGGTCGAGGCCGCCGGCCACGACGAGGACGGCTACGCCTATCTCCGCGAGGCGCCGCAATACCGCAACCTCTTGCTGGCCGAGCTGCCGAACGGCGACTTCGCCCGCACCATCCTGCGCCAGTTCCTGTATGCCGCCTTCGCGGACCCGTACTGGCGGGCGATGATGCGCTCCACCGACCCGACGCTCGCCGCCGTCGCCGCCAAGTCGGAGAAGGAAACCGCCTACCACCTGCGGCACACCGCCGAATGGGTGATCCGCCTGGGCGACGGCACCGGGGAAAGCCACCGCCGCATCGCGCAGGCGCTGGATGATCTCTGGCCCTATACCGGCGAGATGTTCGAGGCCGATGCCGCCGAGCATGCGCTGGTCGAGAGCGGCGCCGTGCTGGACCCGGCCGCTTTCCGCGCGGAATGGGAGCGCACGGTCGCGGACGTCCTGTCCCAGGCGACGCTGGCGGTGCCGCCTTCGGGCTGGATGCAGAAGGGCGGCCGCACCGGGCGGCACAGCGAGCACCTGGGCCACCTGCTGGCCGAGATGCAGTCCGTCGCCCGCGCGCATCCCGGCGCCACCTGGTGA
- the paaG gene encoding 2-(1,2-epoxy-1,2-dihydrophenyl)acetyl-CoA isomerase PaaG — translation MEQVLRVEQRDGWRKLVLNRPDKLNAFNEALHQALRAALEDAATAADCRAVLLTGEGRGFCAGQDLGDRRPGEGPPPDLGNTLERFYNPLIRQIRSLPKPVVCAVNGVAAGAGANIAIACDIVLAAQSARFIQSFSKIALVPDSGGTWLLPRLIGEARARALMLTAEPLPASTAAEWGMIWKAVEDDRLTLEAENLAARLAAQSTAGLARIKRALDAGATQSLDAQLDTERDLQREAGAAPDYAEGVRAFLEKRAPRFG, via the coding sequence ATGGAACAGGTCCTGCGCGTGGAGCAGCGCGACGGCTGGCGCAAGCTGGTCTTGAACCGGCCGGACAAGCTGAACGCCTTCAACGAAGCGCTGCATCAGGCGCTGCGGGCCGCGCTGGAGGATGCCGCCACGGCCGCCGACTGCCGCGCCGTGCTGCTGACCGGCGAGGGACGCGGCTTCTGCGCTGGGCAGGACCTGGGCGACCGCCGCCCCGGGGAGGGCCCGCCCCCCGACCTCGGCAACACGCTGGAGCGCTTCTACAACCCGCTGATCCGCCAGATCCGCAGCCTGCCCAAGCCCGTGGTCTGCGCCGTCAACGGCGTGGCCGCCGGGGCCGGCGCCAACATCGCCATTGCCTGCGACATCGTGCTGGCCGCGCAGTCGGCGCGCTTCATCCAGTCCTTCAGCAAGATCGCGCTGGTGCCGGACTCCGGCGGCACCTGGCTGCTGCCGCGGCTGATCGGCGAGGCCCGCGCCCGCGCGCTGATGCTGACCGCCGAGCCCCTGCCCGCCAGCACCGCCGCCGAATGGGGCATGATCTGGAAGGCGGTGGAGGACGACCGGCTGACGCTGGAAGCCGAGAACCTCGCCGCCCGCCTGGCCGCGCAGTCCACCGCCGGTCTCGCCCGCATCAAGCGGGCGCTGGACGCCGGCGCCACGCAGTCGCTGGACGCGCAGCTCGACACCGAGCGCGACCTGCAGCGCGAGGCCGGCGCGGCACCGGACTATGCGGAAGGCGTGCGCGCCTTTCTGGAAAAGCGCGCGCCCCGCTTCGGCTGA
- the paaB gene encoding 1,2-phenylacetyl-CoA epoxidase subunit PaaB, which yields MSKTVTPLWEVFIRSRNGMAHKHVGSLHAADSTLALQAARDIYTRRGEGLSVWVVPSSAITASDPGDKGMMFEPAESKIYRHPTFYDVPDEVGHM from the coding sequence ATGAGCAAGACCGTCACGCCGCTCTGGGAAGTCTTCATCCGCAGCCGCAACGGCATGGCGCACAAGCATGTCGGCTCGCTGCACGCGGCGGACAGCACGCTCGCGCTGCAGGCGGCGCGCGACATCTATACGCGGCGCGGCGAGGGGCTGTCGGTCTGGGTGGTGCCGTCCTCCGCCATCACCGCCTCCGACCCCGGCGACAAGGGCATGATGTTCGAGCCGGCGGAAAGCAAGATCTACCGCCACCCGACCTTCTACGACGTGCCGGACGAAGTGGGGCACATGTGA
- the paaD gene encoding 1,2-phenylacetyl-CoA epoxidase subunit PaaD has translation MEDAALRQRAIEAASTVVDPEIPVLTIADLGVLRAVVVDGGRVRVDITPTYSGCPAMNMIAVEIDLALARAGIDGAEVRTVLSPAWTTDWMTEDGRRKLRDYGVAPPQKGQGRRALFGRDTVECPQCGSTDTTQLAEFGSTSCKALWRCETCREPFDYFKCH, from the coding sequence ATGGAGGACGCGGCGCTGCGCCAACGCGCCATCGAGGCCGCGAGCACGGTGGTGGACCCGGAGATTCCGGTGCTGACCATCGCCGACCTCGGCGTGCTGCGGGCAGTGGTGGTGGATGGCGGGCGTGTGCGCGTCGACATCACGCCCACCTATTCCGGCTGCCCGGCGATGAACATGATCGCGGTCGAGATCGATCTGGCACTCGCCCGCGCTGGCATCGACGGTGCCGAGGTCCGCACCGTGCTGTCCCCCGCCTGGACCACCGACTGGATGACCGAGGACGGCCGCCGCAAGCTGCGCGACTACGGCGTGGCACCACCGCAGAAGGGGCAGGGGCGGCGCGCGCTGTTCGGCCGTGACACGGTGGAATGTCCGCAATGCGGCTCCACCGACACCACGCAGTTGGCCGAGTTCGGCTCCACCTCCTGCAAGGCGTTGTGGCGCTGCGAGACGTGCCGCGAGCCCTTCGACTACTTCAAATGTCACTGA
- a CDS encoding PaaX family transcriptional regulator C-terminal domain-containing protein, protein MTAAPLQEILRHLNSAPSRTWSLVITLFGDAVVPRGGAIGLATLTEILRAMGVADGAVRTAMSRLSADGWLDRARQGRNSFYQLAAKGEAVFAEAAARIYGPPPPAGAAIRLRLVLADTADARAALQRAGFGTPLGGLWLAPEAWPVPPEAAGGAIVLLAEAADGDAARLAAQSWPLPALAESYRHFIAAFAPLEAWLDQGHSLPGLQALVARVLLVHEYRRLVLRHPPLPLALQPAEWPGEAARALCGRLYPALLPASEAWLDRHGLHAEGPLPPAGPGLTERFANR, encoded by the coding sequence ATGACCGCGGCCCCGTTGCAGGAGATCCTGCGCCATCTCAACAGCGCGCCGTCGCGCACCTGGTCGCTGGTCATCACCCTGTTCGGCGACGCGGTGGTGCCGCGCGGCGGCGCCATTGGGCTGGCGACGCTGACGGAGATCCTGCGCGCCATGGGCGTGGCGGATGGCGCGGTGCGCACCGCGATGTCGCGCCTGTCGGCCGATGGCTGGCTGGACCGCGCGCGCCAGGGCCGCAACAGCTTCTACCAGCTCGCGGCCAAGGGGGAGGCGGTGTTCGCCGAGGCCGCCGCGCGCATCTATGGCCCGCCGCCGCCGGCGGGTGCCGCCATCCGGCTGCGCCTGGTGCTGGCGGACACGGCGGACGCGCGCGCCGCCCTGCAGCGGGCCGGCTTCGGCACGCCACTGGGCGGCCTGTGGCTGGCGCCCGAGGCATGGCCGGTGCCGCCGGAAGCCGCCGGCGGCGCCATTGTCCTGCTGGCGGAGGCAGCGGACGGGGACGCCGCGCGGCTGGCGGCGCAGTCCTGGCCGCTGCCGGCGCTGGCGGAAAGCTATCGGCATTTCATCGCGGCCTTTGCCCCGCTGGAAGCGTGGCTGGACCAGGGCCATTCCCTGCCGGGGCTTCAGGCGCTGGTGGCCCGGGTGTTGTTGGTCCACGAATACCGCCGGCTGGTGCTGCGCCACCCGCCGCTGCCGCTGGCCCTGCAACCCGCCGAATGGCCCGGCGAGGCGGCGCGGGCGCTGTGCGGGCGGCTTTACCCGGCGCTGCTGCCGGCTTCGGAAGCTTGGCTGGACAGGCATGGGCTGCACGCGGAAGGACCGCTGCCGCCGGCCGGGCCGGGCTTGACAGAGCGTTTCGCGAACCGCTGA
- the paaI gene encoding hydroxyphenylacetyl-CoA thioesterase PaaI, translated as MTEPDPQAVAEASAQAMWQADAASQGLGLRLVRVAPGEADLAMRIEPRMANGFGACHGGFLFALADSAFAFACNSFGRPTVGQACTITYLRPGQVGETVTAAARLVAEAGRSGVYEVRVTDAAGKVVALFQGQSREVAGNRPGP; from the coding sequence ATGACCGAACCCGACCCGCAGGCTGTCGCCGAGGCCTCCGCCCAGGCGATGTGGCAAGCCGACGCCGCCAGCCAGGGGCTCGGCCTGCGCCTGGTCCGCGTCGCCCCCGGCGAGGCCGATCTGGCCATGCGTATCGAGCCCCGCATGGCCAACGGCTTCGGCGCCTGCCACGGCGGCTTTCTGTTCGCGCTGGCGGACAGCGCCTTCGCCTTTGCCTGCAACAGCTTCGGGCGCCCCACGGTGGGGCAGGCCTGCACCATCACCTATCTCCGCCCCGGTCAGGTGGGCGAAACCGTCACGGCCGCCGCGCGGCTGGTGGCGGAGGCCGGGCGCAGCGGGGTCTACGAGGTGCGCGTCACCGACGCGGCGGGCAAGGTGGTGGCCCTGTTCCAGGGGCAATCGCGCGAGGTGGCGGGGAACAGGCCGGGGCCATAA
- a CDS encoding 3-hydroxyacyl-CoA dehydrogenase NAD-binding domain-containing protein, whose amino-acid sequence MSQNDTAVSVTRQGGVALVRIDHAPVNALSGPVRRGLLAAARALAADAAVAAVVIHGGPGRFIAGADIKEMDLPLDEPVLPEVIAAIEAIPQPVVAAIDGAALGGGLEIAMACDLRLAAPKASVGLVETRLGIIPGSGGTQRLPRLVGTAKAIELIGQARVLRAPEAVALGILDAVVEGDLLAEAVRQAPSTAKRVVSRLPVPPGDAAAEDAAAHAALKAGRGVPAIAAAVTLLRETASMDFAPGLARERAVFLPLRASDEAAALRHLFLAEREAARVPGLEGVAPRAVAAVGVIGGGTMGSGIAMAVADAGLPVVVIERDAQAAEACGTRLREAYDAQAARGRLGAAEAAARAARIRPTDDWSALADADLIIEAAFEDMSVKEDIFRRLDGVAKHGAVMATNTSYLDPDAIAAFTSRPRDVLGLHFFAPANVMKLLEVVHAADTAPAVLATGIAFGKKLGKLPVVSRVCEGFIGNRIYAAYRRHAEYLVMDGASPEQVDAALRDYGFAMGLFAVGDMSGLDIAWAMRKRRAATRDPAERYVAIADRLCEDGRLGRKTGAGWYSYADGKAAPDPAVEAIVAAERRAAGVTPRAFTTEQIQHRLLAVMANEGAKILEEGIALRPSDIDLVFTNGYGFPRLKGGPMFAADRQGLGAVLAEAEAAHAAGGAGSEPATLLRELTGDGTTFKQWQRGRAPG is encoded by the coding sequence ATGAGCCAGAACGACACTGCCGTTTCCGTCACCCGCCAGGGCGGCGTGGCCCTGGTGCGGATCGACCACGCGCCGGTGAATGCCCTGTCCGGCCCGGTGCGGCGCGGCCTGCTGGCGGCGGCGCGGGCCCTGGCGGCGGATGCGGCGGTCGCGGCGGTGGTGATACACGGCGGCCCGGGCCGCTTCATCGCCGGCGCCGACATCAAGGAAATGGACCTGCCGCTGGACGAGCCGGTGCTGCCGGAGGTGATCGCCGCCATCGAGGCGATCCCGCAACCGGTGGTCGCCGCCATCGACGGCGCGGCGCTCGGCGGCGGGCTGGAAATTGCCATGGCCTGCGACCTGCGGCTGGCAGCACCCAAGGCCAGCGTCGGGCTGGTGGAAACGCGTCTCGGCATCATCCCCGGCTCTGGCGGCACGCAGCGGCTGCCGCGCCTGGTCGGCACCGCCAAGGCGATCGAGCTGATCGGCCAGGCCCGCGTGCTCCGCGCGCCGGAGGCCGTGGCGCTGGGCATCCTGGACGCGGTGGTGGAGGGCGACCTGCTGGCCGAGGCGGTGCGGCAGGCGCCGTCCACCGCCAAGCGCGTCGTGTCGCGCCTGCCGGTGCCGCCGGGCGACGCGGCGGCCGAGGATGCGGCGGCGCATGCCGCGCTCAAGGCGGGCCGCGGCGTGCCCGCCATCGCCGCCGCCGTGACGCTGCTGCGCGAAACAGCCAGCATGGATTTCGCCCCCGGCTTGGCGCGGGAGCGCGCGGTGTTCCTGCCGTTGCGCGCCAGCGACGAGGCCGCCGCGCTGCGCCACCTGTTCCTGGCCGAGCGCGAGGCCGCACGCGTGCCAGGGCTGGAAGGCGTGGCGCCACGCGCCGTGGCGGCGGTGGGCGTGATCGGCGGCGGCACCATGGGCAGCGGCATCGCCATGGCGGTGGCCGATGCCGGGCTGCCGGTGGTGGTGATCGAGCGTGATGCGCAAGCCGCCGAAGCCTGCGGCACGCGGCTGCGCGAGGCCTACGATGCCCAGGCCGCCCGCGGCCGGCTGGGCGCGGCCGAGGCCGCCGCGCGCGCCGCCCGCATCCGCCCCACCGACGACTGGTCCGCCCTGGCCGATGCCGACCTGATCATCGAGGCCGCCTTCGAGGATATGTCGGTCAAGGAGGATATCTTCCGCCGGCTGGACGGCGTGGCCAAGCACGGGGCGGTGATGGCCACCAACACCTCCTACCTCGACCCCGACGCCATCGCCGCCTTCACCAGCCGGCCGCGCGACGTGCTGGGGCTGCATTTCTTCGCCCCCGCCAATGTCATGAAGCTGCTGGAAGTGGTGCATGCCGCAGACACGGCGCCGGCGGTGCTGGCCACCGGCATCGCCTTCGGCAAGAAGCTCGGCAAGCTGCCGGTGGTGTCGCGCGTGTGCGAGGGCTTCATCGGCAACCGCATCTACGCCGCCTATCGCCGCCACGCGGAATACCTGGTGATGGACGGCGCCAGCCCGGAGCAGGTGGACGCGGCCCTGCGCGACTACGGCTTCGCCATGGGACTCTTCGCGGTGGGCGACATGTCGGGGCTGGATATTGCCTGGGCCATGCGCAAGCGCCGCGCCGCCACGCGCGACCCGGCGGAACGCTACGTCGCCATCGCCGACCGGTTGTGCGAGGACGGGCGGCTGGGCCGCAAGACCGGGGCCGGCTGGTACAGCTACGCCGACGGCAAGGCCGCGCCCGACCCGGCGGTGGAGGCCATCGTCGCCGCCGAACGCCGCGCCGCCGGCGTCACGCCGCGCGCGTTCACAACAGAGCAGATCCAGCACCGGCTGCTGGCCGTCATGGCCAACGAGGGTGCGAAGATCCTGGAGGAAGGCATCGCGCTGCGGCCTTCCGACATCGACCTCGTGTTCACCAATGGCTACGGCTTCCCGCGCCTCAAGGGTGGGCCGATGTTCGCCGCCGACCGCCAGGGGCTCGGCGCCGTGCTGGCGGAGGCGGAAGCCGCCCATGCGGCCGGCGGCGCGGGCTCCGAGCCCGCCACGCTGCTGCGCGAGCTGACCGGTGATGGCACGACCTTCAAGCAATGGCAGCGCGGGCGCGCGCCCGGCTGA
- the paaE gene encoding 1,2-phenylacetyl-CoA epoxidase subunit PaaE, which yields MSATAPRFHRLRIADLKRETPEAVSIAFAVPDEMRGAYAFAPGQYLTLRATLDGEDLRRSYSICSGPDDGELRIAVKQVEGGTFSTWANTALHAGDELEVMTPTGRFGIAHAPAEARTHVGFAAGSGITPILSIARGILAREPNSRFFLFYGNRNPREMLFREQLEELKDRFLGRFAVFHVLSQEEQDIPILNGRLDGEKVRVLLRHMVPAEQVDHVFVCGPTGMSEEIEATLRAIGVPDERVHIERFVSALGGRPRPKPVPDAARAEAAHRVASLIVDGNRRDVPVAEGEAILDAALRAGLDLPYACKGGMCSTCRAKVVEGTVEMDVNYSLEPWETRAGFVLTCQAHPTSERVVIDYDQM from the coding sequence ATGTCCGCCACGGCACCGCGCTTTCACCGCCTCCGCATCGCTGACCTGAAGCGGGAAACGCCGGAAGCCGTTTCCATCGCCTTTGCCGTGCCGGACGAGATGCGCGGCGCCTATGCCTTCGCCCCCGGCCAGTACCTGACGCTGCGCGCCACGCTGGACGGCGAGGACCTGCGCCGTTCCTATTCCATCTGTTCCGGCCCCGACGACGGCGAGCTGCGCATCGCGGTCAAGCAGGTGGAAGGCGGCACCTTCTCCACCTGGGCCAACACGGCGCTGCACGCCGGCGACGAGCTGGAGGTGATGACCCCCACCGGCCGCTTCGGCATCGCCCACGCGCCGGCCGAGGCGCGCACGCATGTCGGCTTCGCCGCCGGCTCCGGCATCACGCCCATCCTGTCCATCGCCCGCGGCATCCTGGCGCGCGAGCCAAACAGCCGCTTCTTCCTGTTCTACGGCAACCGCAACCCGCGCGAGATGCTGTTCCGCGAGCAGCTGGAGGAGCTGAAGGACCGCTTCCTCGGCCGCTTCGCGGTGTTCCACGTGCTGTCGCAGGAGGAACAGGACATCCCCATCCTGAACGGCCGCCTGGACGGCGAGAAGGTGCGCGTGCTGCTGCGCCACATGGTGCCGGCCGAACAGGTGGACCATGTCTTCGTCTGCGGCCCCACCGGCATGAGCGAGGAGATCGAGGCCACGCTGCGCGCGATCGGCGTGCCGGACGAGCGCGTGCATATCGAGCGCTTCGTTTCGGCGCTCGGCGGCAGGCCGCGTCCGAAGCCGGTGCCGGACGCCGCGCGAGCTGAGGCGGCGCACCGCGTCGCTTCCCTGATCGTCGACGGCAACCGGCGCGACGTGCCGGTGGCGGAAGGCGAGGCCATCCTGGACGCCGCGCTGCGCGCCGGGCTGGACCTGCCCTATGCCTGCAAGGGCGGCATGTGCAGCACCTGCCGCGCCAAGGTGGTGGAAGGCACGGTGGAGATGGACGTGAACTACTCTCTGGAGCCCTGGGAAACCCGGGCCGGCTTCGTGCTGACCTGCCAGGCGCACCCGACGAGCGAGCGGGTGGTGATCGACTACGACCAGATGTGA
- the paaK gene encoding phenylacetate--CoA ligase PaaK has translation MPRPTAIEMAPRDEIRALQTERMAKILRHAYGNVAHYRRSFDAAGVHPDDFKVLEDIAKFPFTTKADLRDNYPFGLLAVPQERIARIHGSSGTTGKPIVVGYTQGDIDCWADLMARSIYAAGGRPGMKLHNAYGYGLFTGGLGAHYGAEKLGCTVIPMSGGMTERQVQLIHDFRPEIIMVTPSYMLAILDEFRRQGLDPRQSSLKIGIFGAEPWTNAMRAEIEQAFDMQAVDIYGLSEVMGPGVAQECVDTKDGLHIWEDHFFPEVIDPDTGAVLPDGDKGELVFTTLTKEGQPVIRYRTRDLTRLLPGTARPGMRRMEKVTGRSDDMIILRGVNIFPSQVEEALLAQDWCSGHFQIRLSTQGRMDCMAIHAECRPGLWDGEGLLADAKALVEQIKNTIGVTTTVVIEQPGGVERSLGKMRRVIDKRER, from the coding sequence ATGCCGCGCCCCACCGCCATCGAGATGGCCCCGCGCGACGAGATCCGCGCCCTGCAAACGGAACGCATGGCGAAGATCCTGCGCCACGCCTATGGCAACGTCGCCCACTACCGCCGCAGCTTCGATGCCGCCGGCGTGCATCCGGACGACTTCAAGGTGCTGGAGGACATCGCGAAGTTCCCCTTCACCACCAAGGCGGACCTGCGCGACAACTACCCCTTCGGCCTGCTGGCGGTGCCGCAGGAACGGATTGCCCGCATCCACGGCTCCTCCGGCACCACGGGCAAGCCCATCGTCGTCGGCTACACCCAGGGCGACATCGACTGCTGGGCGGACCTGATGGCCCGCAGCATCTACGCCGCCGGCGGCCGGCCCGGCATGAAGCTGCACAACGCCTATGGCTACGGGCTGTTCACCGGCGGCCTCGGCGCGCATTACGGCGCGGAAAAGCTGGGCTGCACCGTGATCCCGATGTCGGGGGGCATGACCGAGCGGCAGGTGCAGCTGATCCACGACTTCCGGCCCGAGATCATCATGGTCACGCCCTCCTACATGCTGGCCATCCTCGACGAGTTCCGCCGCCAGGGGCTGGACCCGCGCCAGTCCTCGCTCAAAATCGGCATCTTCGGCGCCGAGCCCTGGACCAATGCCATGCGCGCCGAGATCGAACAGGCCTTCGACATGCAGGCCGTCGACATCTACGGGCTTTCGGAAGTCATGGGCCCGGGCGTGGCGCAGGAATGCGTGGACACCAAGGACGGCCTGCACATCTGGGAAGACCACTTCTTCCCCGAAGTGATCGACCCCGACACCGGCGCCGTGCTGCCGGATGGGGACAAGGGCGAGCTGGTCTTCACCACGCTGACAAAGGAAGGACAGCCCGTCATCCGCTACCGCACGCGGGACCTGACGCGGCTGCTGCCCGGCACCGCCCGCCCCGGCATGCGGCGCATGGAAAAGGTCACCGGCCGGTCCGACGACATGATCATCCTGCGCGGGGTCAACATCTTTCCCTCCCAGGTGGAGGAAGCCCTGCTGGCGCAGGACTGGTGCAGCGGCCACTTCCAGATCCGCCTGTCCACGCAGGGGCGGATGGACTGCATGGCCATCCACGCCGAATGCCGCCCGGGGCTGTGGGACGGCGAAGGGCTGCTCGCGGATGCGAAGGCGCTGGTCGAGCAGATCAAGAACACCATCGGCGTGACGACCACCGTGGTGATCGAGCAGCCGGGGGGCGTGGAACGCTCGCTGGGCAAGATGCGGCGGGTGATCGACAAGCGGGAACGGTAG